The window TTCCATCTTCATGACTATGCAAAGACATTGTCAGTTTTGGAACCTctctttcaaaatattgaaccCATAGATGAGGTATGTCATATattatttgatgttattttgtttttaaaattacactGATATGTTGATGGCTTTGTTTTGCTCCTTTATTTTGTGTTCTCTTTTCTAAAGCAGACAACAGCTCTACATATTTGCCTTCTGCTGCTTGATGCTAGCCTTGCTTGCCATGATGCATCAAAATCAGCTGTAAGTTCTATTGATAATGTGATTAGTTGGTTTACTTTTTAACAATTGCAAGTTTTGTAGCTTAATGCATTGCTCTCTACCATTATATTCATATCTCataattgtgttatttttattttttaatttccttattAGTGTGTGGTGGCTAGTTATGTGTTCAATGAATATGTAAATATCAATGTTAATACATAATTTATACTTACCTTGACCAGTTCAACCATGAGCCTCTCATTTCTCTGTCAGTCTgttgataataaaatttgatttcctGAGATTAGATGAGGCATTAGCGGTCTATTAGgaataaaataggaaaaaaatcttTCTTCCCAAGCTAATGTTGGGCATGCCAGCTGAATGTTTTCAATGGTGATTTGTCCAACTTATCTgtttcaatccttcatttttagCTATCTGGAAGTTTTCTTTATTGTGCACAAATCATGTACTTAAATAGATAATGATCACACATCAGAGCTAGAAAATGACTTTACAGATTATAAATTAGccataacattatttattaggATATTGATATTAGCCATAACATAAAACCCCTAACACTTTAGGCAACCGGGGTTGGGCATGTCATTGGGTTCATATGCAGGAAATGTGGGTTTACTCTCAACAAGGAGGTTGTGTTGGGAGCTAAACTGACACGATCCAATTTCATTTTGAAAACACTAACCCAGTGTCTATATTTTGTCAGTCAAACTGAAAATTTAATGTGTATAGTTTACTTGCTTTTGATTGTTTTCTCCGATAATATACAATGTTAAACTTTCTTGGCATAAATTCTTACCCTCCTAGTTATAGTATCTGTTTATCTTGAATAATTTGTTGAGCGAGTGGCTTTAAAATTCCACTGTAAGCAGTTTTTTCGTTTCTCTAAGTGTACAAGTGCACTATTCTGAGCTGGAATCTGTTTGTTTAGGATGTGTTGACTTATCTGGAAAAAGCATTTGGTGTTAGTAGCGTGAGTCAAGGTGATAGTGGGAACACAGCACAGCAGCAAGCTGCAAATCTAATTACAAAATCTGTACCTGTTGCCAGTAATGTATCAGCTGCTGATGCATCTAGTTCTGACTTAGGGCCAAGTGCAAATGTATCTGAAAATCATCTATCCAGAGATTTGTCTGAAGATACACTTGATTATGAAGCCATGATTTTGGATATGGGTGGACAAAATCTAGCGAGGCCAATGGGCCCATCTTCAAATGATCTTTCAAGGGCTTTGGTTGACAGGTTTTCTACTGTTGATTTGAAGCTTAAATTGCAACTGTACAAGGTTAGGTTTCTGCTTCTTACTAGGAACTTGAAGCTAGCAAAACGAGAAGTCAAGCTGGCCATGAACATCGCACGCGGAAGGGATTCATCAATGGCTCTTCTTTTGAAATCCCAGCTTGAATATGCTCGTGGTAACCACCGCAAAGCTGTGAAGCTATTGATGGCATCAAATAATCGGACAGACACGGCATTTTCAAGCATTTTCAACAACAATCTTGGGTGCATTTATTATCAGCTTGGGAAATATCAGACGTCTTCATTATTCTTCTCAAAGGCATTAACCAATTGTTCATCACTGCGGAAGGACCAGTCATTAAAGCTAGCCACTTTCTCACAGGATAATTCTctccttataatttataattgtggTGTGCAGTACTTGGCTTGTGGGAAGCCAATACTTGCTGCTCGATGTTTCCAGAAGGCAAGTCTGGTCTTTTACAAACAACCTCTCTTGTGGCTCCGACTCTCTGAATGCTGTTTGATGGCTTTAGAAAAGGGCCTAATCAAATCAAGTCGGGTCCCATCAGAGAAGTTGGGGGTAGGAGTTTGTGTTGTTGGGATAGGAAAATGGAGGCAACTTGTGGTCGAAGATCAGATTTCAGGAAATGGACTTGTGGACTCATCTGAAGGGGATGATTGTCCAAGTGAAGATGGGCGACTAAAGTTATCGATGTCCCTTGCCCGGCAGTGCCTCTTGAATGCTCTACACTTGCTGGACTCCAACAGTGCAAATTGTTTGAAGTCTGGTTTGCCCTCTAATTCGTCTGTGGAGGATAACAATGGAAGTGAAGTGTCGCcttcaaaaaattcaaatattaaaaactcaCATGGCATTGATTCAAAGGCATTTTCAGTAGCAGTAGGGTTAGGTCAGGTCAATGCAAATGGGGACACTAAAGAACAAAAGGGAGTAAATAGTCAGGAACTTGTTCAGAACTCCCTCTCCTGTTATGAAAATGTCCGTAATAGAGAAAATCAATTGGTTAAGCAAGCTGTTCTTGCTAATTTAGCATATGTGGAGCTGGAATTGGACAATCCTGTGAAGGCACTATCAGTTGCAAAATCTCTCTTAGAACTTCCAGAATGTTCCAGAATTTACATCTTTCTAGGCCATGTTTATGCAGCAGAGGCTCTCTGCTTGATGAACAGACCAAAGGAAGCAGCTGAGCACTTGTCATTCTATTTGTCTGGGGGAAACAATGTTGACTTGCCTTTCAGCCTAGAGGACTGTGAGAAATGGCAACCGGAGAGGACTGCCGATTTTGAAGAGGTGAATGGAGGATCCACAGCTGCTAagaattcttctcttgaaggCACTCAGAGTATTGTTTTCCTCAAGCCAGAGGAGGCACGAGCAACAATTTATGCAAATTTTGCTGTAATGTCGGCGATGCAGGGTGAATTTGAGAAATCCAATATACTGGTTGCGCAGGCATTGTCCTTATTACCTAACAGTCCAGAAGCCACTCTTACTGCAGTTTATGTGGATCTCTTGCTCGGTAAGCCACAGGAAGCTTTGACCAAATTAAAACGTTGTAGCCGTATTAGGTTCCTTCCTAGTGGAATTACATTGAATAAATCTTCTTGAGTGTTGTATGCTTGGGTTTTGTCATTGTGCCTGGCCCACATCTCAGCGTTAGTTAGCAGGTAGCTTAATCCTTCCATAGCATTTGTAACATATATAAGTTCAATtcagagaatatttttttatgattcattTTCCTTATAATTCTCAAATTTAGGGTTCACTTACAGGTGGTGGCTGTGTTTTGGTTAGTGCTGGTGCCCACCTTTGAAATTTGAGGTGTAGATCTGATTCGGATtgggtttttactttttagaggCTAATTTGCTTTATATTCAAGAATAGAGGTTATGCCATTGTCACTGTGCTTATATTGAGAAAACTGAAAAGTTGATAGTTATTTTGGAATTCCATTTTGAATCCGACAGAGTTCGCACTTTCTCATTCTCACTCTCCCTCCGTGTGGGTGCTCGTGCCTAGTGCTTTTTCCCAGTTGCTGTTTTGCTATGTATGTATGTTATGCACGGGCAAGTGGCGCTCGTATTTTAACTTAGCAACGATTATTAGTACAAAGCGTTAATACAATGAAGTTTGCGAATTATCACGTCTCTTGGTTAACCTGGTGATTTAGGTTTAATTAGTCTTGTTTGAAATGGAACCGATGCaattgctttatattttataaacagTTTTCACAATTGAATCTTTGCGTCTAAATTTGCGGAGGATTCTCACTATAAGGCAGAAGGGTGATAGAAAATGgatgttatttttcttaaaaacttaAGGCGTGATAAAAAAAgcctttttattattcttttaaaacagactttttttttactacgtGAATGAGTCCATCATGATTATTAGAATATAatgcttatttaattttttaaacatttaagttaatttttaacttttttacattatcaaaagctagtttaaatatttagtaaataacttttttaggagattctaatatttttataaatgttacttgtactgatattttttaaaatttaatttctaatttttttatattttgttctcTTATATctttaaagtatttattaaattattttattattcttttttaaataaaactgttttattatttaaataattgtactgttaattttcatacattttttatattacactttttaaatatttatactattcataatatttaatttattattttaacattatatttCACGAATTtgataaagataaatattagatttattttatttattattatttgaataattttattagataatttattttaactattacattaattatataataaaagaatgaTGTCAACTTaagtgtatatttttattttattttttaaacttaattaaatatattttaagatataatgaaattaataatagaatatttaatacgaaaaatataataattgaaaaaataatgaaaataattcatctaaaaataaaaatcgtaagagtttaaaattaattgaaaaactaaaattataacacctcaatatatttttaaaaataaaattaagatttatataaaaatattataaataataaatgtctATAAAAGTGGTTTTAGAAAGTTCCCTACTTGCTCTCTTTGAATCCGCATACATGCACATCATACGAAAATTAATCACTCGTTACTAatgttatttcatattttaattatacgatataacaaacaaaatataagttTGTCTCAAGTTCAAGATAAAACCACACTTATATATCTtctctctatattttttttaaataacaagttataattttatttttaaaattcgcTTCAAGCATAACTTGATTCATTAAAGTCATTcaatatttctatattttttacgTTAACATGATAAATGGTGAAAATCTTATATCATTGAATATTGTGTATAAAATGTgaccttttttttactaaaatgtgactttaatttttttgactgGAATATGCTTAGTGTACAAAAATGTgactttaattgataatttatgtaATATGCCTTTTATTTTAGCTTAGTGAATAATGACAACAACGATGTTTAAACCTATaacttatataattattcaaatcaCTGACCATTATGCcaattttaatgatttattttatctttagtttTTATGTATAAACAAGAAAGACTGGTTTATTGATGAAGCAAATTATTAatgagtttgattttttattaataatgattGTCACAAATGATAaagattttatttcttaattaaataatttaggaattaatttcttgattgattattgaatatgaaataaatcatgtttGGTTAGGAcgaaaattattaaaacaactAATTTCAGGGTTCTCTTTTCATAACAGATAATACTCGTCTTTTCTTTTGGCAACTTTTTTGTTATCCTTTCCGTGGTTTCTGGCATGCTTTCTCGAAAGATAATAAgaaagatatttttgtttttccgaATAAAAGAATGATTAgttgattaattaataaatagcaCTACACACACACACCTCTCAACTAAAAAGGAATTCAAACAAATGCTGAGTTAAGATCAGTCTGGATTAATACTTAAGCAACCTAACTCCTAAGTAACATTGCTTAAGCGTTAATatattcctttttttatattttggatgTACTTTAGGGTAATCATGTATTTATGTTCAACATAGAATGTTTTTCTGTATTAATTGTATTGGCTCTGCATGCCAACTCCTgccttaacaaaaaatatatttgttcattGGAATTTTCTTTTACTCCAAAAGAATGTCTCTTGTTATTTAATGTGTTTGTTTTACAGTTATTTCAATATAAGCAGAGGATGAGGGAAAAGAATAGCTCCatcttaatcaaaattaaaatgtgtctaaactataaaattatggATGATAAAATTGACTGACTCGTCAGACCAATTCGTTTTGCTCATTAATTTTGGCAGTTGGATTGGAATTTTTTTACCCTTCAATCCTAATTGATccattttttaagttaatttttgttatggtCCTACTCGGGCCGATTTGAATGGTCGAACTAATTTTGATAGTTCTAAATTTTAAGTTCTATTTTCATTATTGTCATTGCACCTATAAGAaatattctagtttaattttcgtaagataagtttttttatgattttaaaaactatgAAATGTGTATAAGTTAGTTTAGTTGATTCTTAGGTTCAAAACGAATAAAATCGTACTAGTTAATTTGACATATTTACTTgacttttttagaattttatgttGAATAATTCATAATATAGGAGTAATTAAGATTGATAAGACTGAAATAatcctaaaattaatttatctaaaCAAGAAAACTGTCTTCAATTTGATACAATATATTAAggcttaaaatttaaatccaatcattttttaaaattaatattgctcataaatttaaagagaataaacaagtaaaattaaatgttcAATGTATAAGATTTGGATAAATCATGTAGTTTAATGAGAGTAAGaatatctcttaaaaaaaaactctatggGTGACgattcaaattataaatgttgATCGCGACTTCAGTTTGATTTAAGATAATTTGTTGATAGGCCATACGTAACTTAACAACAAATTGTTagagtttcttttaaaaaaattggtaagagtttaatttttaag of the Glycine max cultivar Williams 82 chromosome 13, Glycine_max_v4.0, whole genome shotgun sequence genome contains:
- the LOC100812215 gene encoding CCR4-NOT transcription complex subunit 10 isoform X2 yields the protein MESRDLPSSSPSSTTNRDASFATDAEDGVFTVVVALAKDAALHFQSGKFAECVEVLNQLLQKKQDDPKVLHNIAIAEFFRDGCSDPKKLLEVINGIKRKNDELALVLEEQGESVNNVGNKVLGSKGSNASAHQFSGANSTSTSTMYTDEFDSSVAMLNIAIIWFHLHDYAKTLSVLEPLFQNIEPIDETTALHICLLLLDASLACHDASKSADVLTYLEKAFGVSSVSQGDSGNTAQQQAANLITKSVPVASNVSAADASSSDLGPSANVSENHLSRDLSEDTLDYEAMILDMGGQNLARPMGPSSNDLSRALVDRFSTVDLKLKLQLYKVRFLLLTRNLKLAKREVKLAMNIARGRDSSMALLLKSQLEYARGNHRKAVKLLMASNNRTDTAFSSIFNNNLGCIYYQLGKYQTSSLFFSKALTNCSSLRKDQSLKLATFSQDNSLLIIYNCGVQYLACGKPILAARCFQKASLVFYKQPLLWLRLSECCLMALEKGLIKSSRVPSEKLGVGVCVVGIGKWRQLVVEDQISGNGLVDSSEGDDCPSEDGRLKLSMSLARQCLLNALHLLDSNSANCLKSGLPSNSSVEDNNGSEVSPSKNSNIKNSHGIDSKAFSVAVGLGQVNANGDTKEQKGVNSQELVQNSLSCYENVRNRENQLVKQAVLANLAYVELELDNPVKALSVAKSLLELPECSRIYIFLGHVYAAEALCLMNRPKEAAEHLSFYLSGGNNVDLPFSLEDCEKWQPERTADFEEVNGGSTAAKNSSLEGTQSIVFLKPEEARATIYANFAVMSAMQGEFEKSNILVAQALSLLPNSPEATLTAVYVDLLLGKPQEALTKLKRCSRIRFLPSGITLNKSS
- the LOC100812215 gene encoding CCR4-NOT transcription complex subunit 10 isoform X1, which encodes MESRDLPSSSPSSTTNRDASFATDAEDGVFTVVVALAKDAALHFQSGKFAECVEVLNQLLQKKQDDPKVLHNIAIAEFFRDGCSDPKKLLEVINGIKRKNDELALVLEEQGESVNNVGNKVLGSKGSNASAHQFSGANSTSTSTMYTDEFDSSVAMLNIAIIWFHLHDYAKTLSVLEPLFQNIEPIDEQTTALHICLLLLDASLACHDASKSADVLTYLEKAFGVSSVSQGDSGNTAQQQAANLITKSVPVASNVSAADASSSDLGPSANVSENHLSRDLSEDTLDYEAMILDMGGQNLARPMGPSSNDLSRALVDRFSTVDLKLKLQLYKVRFLLLTRNLKLAKREVKLAMNIARGRDSSMALLLKSQLEYARGNHRKAVKLLMASNNRTDTAFSSIFNNNLGCIYYQLGKYQTSSLFFSKALTNCSSLRKDQSLKLATFSQDNSLLIIYNCGVQYLACGKPILAARCFQKASLVFYKQPLLWLRLSECCLMALEKGLIKSSRVPSEKLGVGVCVVGIGKWRQLVVEDQISGNGLVDSSEGDDCPSEDGRLKLSMSLARQCLLNALHLLDSNSANCLKSGLPSNSSVEDNNGSEVSPSKNSNIKNSHGIDSKAFSVAVGLGQVNANGDTKEQKGVNSQELVQNSLSCYENVRNRENQLVKQAVLANLAYVELELDNPVKALSVAKSLLELPECSRIYIFLGHVYAAEALCLMNRPKEAAEHLSFYLSGGNNVDLPFSLEDCEKWQPERTADFEEVNGGSTAAKNSSLEGTQSIVFLKPEEARATIYANFAVMSAMQGEFEKSNILVAQALSLLPNSPEATLTAVYVDLLLGKPQEALTKLKRCSRIRFLPSGITLNKSS